One Nesterenkonia populi DNA window includes the following coding sequences:
- a CDS encoding AzlD domain-containing protein, with the protein MSMWTWVLLACAAAFALKLLGYSVPATWLAHPLVGRISGLLTIGLLAALVALNTVSYEDGFVFDARLGALAAAAVALMLRAPFIVVVLIGALSAAGLRLLGLP; encoded by the coding sequence ATGAGCATGTGGACATGGGTGCTGCTCGCCTGCGCGGCGGCCTTCGCGCTGAAGCTTCTGGGCTATTCGGTGCCCGCCACGTGGCTGGCGCACCCGCTTGTGGGCCGCATCTCCGGGCTGCTGACCATCGGGCTGCTGGCCGCGCTGGTCGCGCTCAACACAGTCTCCTACGAGGACGGCTTCGTCTTCGACGCCCGGCTCGGGGCGCTGGCGGCAGCCGCCGTCGCCCTGATGCTGCGGGCGCCGTTCATCGTCGTCGTGCTCATCGGTGCGCTCTCCGCCGCGGGGCTGCGGCTGCTGGGGCTACCCTGA
- the fbaA gene encoding class II fructose-bisphosphate aldolase → MAVATPDKYTEMIDAAKAGGYAYPAVNVTSSQTLNAAIKGFADAESDGIIQVSTGGAAYWSGPFVKDMVTGAKGFAALAKEVAKNYGVNIALHTDHCPKDHLDSFVLPLLEASEAEVKAGRDPIFNSHMWDGSAEALDENLRIAAELLPRSAAAKQILEVEIGTVGGEEDGVENEINEKLYTTAEDALATLEALGTGEKGRYITALTFGNVHGVYKPGNVKLRPEILDEIQRATAEKYGKERPFDLVFHGGSGSSQQEIEDAVSYGVIKMNIDTDTQYAFTRPVAGHMFENYDGVLKVDGEVGNKKTYDPRVWGKKAEESMAARIVEAAQSLGSAGKTIR, encoded by the coding sequence GTGGCCGTTGCAACGCCGGACAAGTACACCGAGATGATCGACGCCGCCAAGGCCGGCGGCTATGCCTACCCTGCGGTCAACGTGACCAGCTCCCAGACTCTGAACGCCGCGATCAAGGGCTTCGCCGATGCCGAGTCCGATGGGATCATCCAGGTCTCCACCGGCGGCGCCGCCTACTGGTCCGGCCCCTTCGTGAAGGACATGGTGACCGGCGCGAAGGGCTTCGCCGCCCTCGCGAAGGAGGTCGCGAAGAACTACGGGGTGAACATCGCGCTGCACACTGACCACTGCCCGAAGGATCACCTGGACAGCTTTGTGCTGCCGCTGCTGGAGGCTTCCGAGGCGGAGGTGAAGGCCGGCCGCGACCCGATCTTCAACTCGCACATGTGGGACGGCTCCGCGGAGGCCCTGGATGAGAACCTCCGGATTGCCGCCGAGCTGCTGCCACGCTCCGCGGCCGCCAAGCAGATCCTCGAGGTGGAGATCGGCACCGTCGGCGGCGAGGAGGACGGTGTGGAGAATGAGATCAACGAGAAGCTCTACACCACTGCTGAGGACGCCCTGGCAACCCTTGAGGCGCTGGGCACCGGTGAGAAGGGCCGGTACATCACCGCCCTGACCTTCGGAAACGTCCACGGCGTCTACAAGCCGGGCAACGTCAAGCTGCGTCCGGAGATCCTGGACGAGATCCAGAGGGCGACTGCGGAGAAGTACGGCAAGGAGCGCCCGTTCGACCTGGTGTTCCACGGCGGCTCCGGCTCGAGCCAGCAGGAGATCGAGGACGCTGTGAGCTACGGCGTCATCAAGATGAACATCGACACGGACACTCAGTACGCGTTCACCCGCCCGGTGGCCGGACACATGTTCGAGAACTACGACGGCGTGCTGAAGGTCGACGGCGAGGTCGGGAACAAGAAGACCTACGACCCCCGCGTCTGGGGGAAGAAGGCCGAGGAATCCATGGCTGCCCGGATTGTGGAGGCCGCACAGTCTCTGGGGAGTGCCGGCAAGACCATCAGGTAG
- a CDS encoding methylated-DNA--[protein]-cysteine S-methyltransferase, with protein MSPISPTTLTTPDGPFTILADEEHVLASGWTAEADQLLQLIHPSLRDELEGAAPTVLVQAEEAVRKYYAGDHAAVGLVPVLQRSGPFRQQAWEALRTVTPGEPITYREYADRSGSPLAVRAAAGACASNAAALFVPCHRIIRTDGSLGGFRYGAEVKQSLLRREATVSV; from the coding sequence ATGAGCCCGATCAGCCCCACCACGCTCACCACACCGGACGGCCCCTTCACCATCCTCGCCGATGAGGAGCACGTGCTCGCCTCGGGATGGACCGCTGAGGCCGACCAGCTCCTGCAGCTGATCCATCCTTCGCTGCGCGACGAGCTGGAAGGCGCGGCGCCGACCGTGCTGGTGCAGGCGGAGGAAGCGGTGCGGAAGTACTACGCCGGCGACCACGCGGCCGTCGGCCTGGTGCCGGTGCTGCAGAGGTCAGGGCCCTTCCGTCAGCAGGCCTGGGAGGCGCTCCGCACGGTGACGCCAGGGGAGCCCATCACCTACCGGGAGTACGCGGACCGGTCCGGCTCACCCCTGGCGGTGCGCGCGGCGGCGGGCGCCTGCGCCTCCAACGCAGCTGCGCTGTTTGTGCCGTGCCATCGCATCATCCGGACGGACGGCAGCCTCGGCGGCTTCCGCTACGGCGCAGAGGTCAAGCAGAGCCTGCTCAGGCGCGAGGCGACCGTCTCCGTGTGA